A segment of the Panacibacter ginsenosidivorans genome:
TGACTGAAATGAAAACAATCCTAGAATCTCAAATGAAAAATATTTACTTAGCTCAGAACAGTGATTTGTCAGAATTATGGGTTGAACTATATTCTAAAACTAACTTTGACATTAAATTTTTAGAAGAAGGACTGAAAGCTAATACAATAGTTTCTGGTGTGAAAGACATTATTATAGAATTAGAAAGTCAAGCCAAAGTAATTTTTGATACTTTTCTTGACCATAGCAAAAAGAGTGACTAAATAATGAATTATCGCTACGGGTTGGTGCCCCTCATCAACCAGAAATAAAAATTACTAAAACAATATGGAAACAAAAGCACTTTTCAAATATCAACTTCTCTGTTTAGCGCTGTTGTTTGCACAATGTGCATCAGCACAAAAAACTTCGACGCAGGTTGATACATTGCTTGTTGGCACATGGCAGGGAACTTCCATTTGCCAGGTAAAGAATTCTCCATGCCATGATGAAGTTGTGGCGTATCACATCTCAAAAGGAAACAGTGTTGATAGCTTCACCATACAGGCAAATAAAATTGTAAATGGTGTGGAAGAAGATATGGGAACATTGCATTTTGGTTATAATGGAAAAACAAACCAGCTTGTTTCAAATGAATATAACAGCAACTGGACATTTACTATAAGCGGTAGAAAGATGTCCGGTATCTTACTTCATAAAAATGAAACATACCGCATAATAAAGCTGGAGAAAAAATAGAAAGCTTAATAGCAACCTGAATATTGATTCAACTGTACAAGCGTGCGACGCAAGTAAAGCACAATAGCAGCAATGAAGCCGGGCTCCAAAAAAATTCTTTAATGGTATTACGAACCTGCGTAGATAATAAGTGCCAATCCGGTTATAAAAAATAAGAACATGGCGGTTACAAAGCCATCGGTGCCTGCGGGTGATTGTTTAAATTCTTTCCAGATAAATACGCCCCATAGTGCTGCGATCAAAGTAGCACCCTGCCCAAGGCCATAAGAAATAGCAGCGCCTGCTTTACCTGCTGCAATAAGATTGAAAGAATTGCCGAGGCCCCAGATCAATCCACCCAGCACACCAACCATATGCGTTTTAAATTTTCCTTTGAAATAATCTGTATAAGAAACTGGTGCACCTTCAAACGGCCGCTTCATTAAAATGGTGTTGAATAAAAAGTTGCTTGCTAATATTCCAATAGAAAAAATAAAGACCGCGGTATAAGGTGTCATCTTTCCAGCGGCTGGTTGTTCAAAATTTTCAAGATCCATTGATGCTGCAATAAAGCGATAGAAGAAAGACATTAACACACCGGCGATCAATGAAATAATAATTCCTTTCCCGGAAACTTTTTGATTAGCATTACTGATCCTCCTGTATGCAATAGCATTGATTATAATAGCGATCATCACTAACGCAACACCAAGAAATAAATAAGTAGGATCTCCTTTTTGGGACGCAGCATAATTTACTATTACACCAAGTACCAGCGCTAATCCAATGGCTATAGGGAAAGCTACCGCCATACCTGCCATTGCAATAGCTGCGGAGAATAAAATGTTTGCTGCATTAAAAATTATGCCGCCAAGAAATGCGCTGCCGATGTTTGCACTGTCTGCCTGTTGCAGATCATCCATAAAACTTCTGCCTTTATCTCCTGTGCTGCCTAATGTAAGTGCGGACACTACAGAGAATAATACAATGCCAATTACATAATCCCAATAGAACAATTCAAAGCGCCAGGTTTTTTCTGCAAGCTTTTGTGTATTGGCCCATGAGCCCCAGCAGAGCATGGTAATTATGCAAAAGAATACAGCAACACCGTAAGATTCTACAATAAACATATGGCAGTATTATAGTGATAAATAAATTGCTTACTATGTATCGCTCACTTCATTCATCACATCAGCATGTTGGAAATTATATAAAGTTCATTTATTTCTTTATATCATCGAGGTTTACGCCGAGTAATTGTTGTGCAATCTGTTTCAGGCTGTTGTAATCACCGGTTAAGTGGCAGGTTGTTTGCCTGTACTCTCCGGTTTCGCCTTTCTTTAATTCCATTGCCGGGGATGAAGATTCTATTTCAAAGAATGGGCCCATTTGTGTGCCATCTGCTAACGGACCGTCATTGTAAGAATTAATAACATCACCTTTATAAGGTTCTTTTTGCAATTCCCATTTACTGTTTACATAAGGTGCATCTTTATGTACCTGCGGTATAACAATCGTCAATACATTTTTTTCAAAATCAAAACCTGCTGCAATGGGTTTTGCGATTGTTGGTGATAAACCAATTTTACTCCTGAATTTTCCATCGCAGGTAAAATACAGTACACTGTCTTTTACCTGTAAACGCTCTGCAGGAATGCTGCCAAAATAATTATCTGTTATAAAACTTCTTGCATTGGTAACCGGTGTAAATGGAATGATGACAACGGTTTTAGGAGAAGGTGTAAACATTCCCAACAACCATATTGATAATAAGCCTTTGCCTTTTGTCCAGTCAGTATTGCCAATGTTGGTAAGCTTATTTACGGTCTCATAGCCAACCATTTTTATATTTGGAGGAATTGTTGTTTGTAGTTTACCGGCAACATCCTTTTTGTTCAACAGATTAATTGTTCTTTCAATATTTATATTGAATACATTGCCGCTATAATTTGTAAGCTGTGCTTTCTTTGTAAATGTTGCAGACGATCTTGAGAACTGGTCAAGATTAAATGTTACGGTATCTATCAATGCTGGTACTTGCCAGTGATTGATATTAAATGAATCCCCACCTTTAAAAAAGATGGAGTATTGCCCTCCTTCCGGACCAAGCCAAAGTCTTTCTTCACCACCAAATGGATTGAATTGTTTTTTCTTTTGATCTCCGCCAATCAAACTATAGTTGAGCCAGCCAAAGCTTGTACCGCTATCTCCATCTGCCGTACTGGTTATAACACGGCCCTGGTAATCTGCAGACAATAATACCCTTGAAACACTATCCTCACTTACGAGTTCAAAGGCGCCAATGATATTTTCTTTCAGAAAATTCTTATCGTAGCCATAAGTGTGGTTTACAGGAATAGAATCTTTTGCTGTGGCTTTTTTTTCGGGTGTAGTGTTGCAGGCAACTGCTAAAAAACAAGCAGCAATTATCAGTGTAAAATATTTCCTTGCATTCATACGCTTCTATCGTTGTAAGTAAGGCAGGCAGTAGCTGCCGCTTTTGAATATCTTTCAAATATACGGTTCTACCGTTTCCAACATCATCATTTTGGAAGGATTGTGTATGAATTGTAATTGCGACTTATGTAGAATATTTTTCAAGGCGCTGAAAAGTGCGACGCAACAGAAGCTTCATGCATGTACTGCACTATGGCTCATAAAAAGAATTCAGAAAATTATATCGCTTTAAATTGTTTATCCGAAATCTATTTCTGTATTGTCGCCAATATTAAGGCTGCGGCTGAGACCTTTTACACTGGCATCGCTGCCGATAAGAGAATTGTCTAAAACAACTTCGTATAAATTAGTGTAAGAACCAATGATGCTGTCGCGAAGAATAGAATATTGCACTGTTGTATTGGCGCCTACCGCTACATGCGGGCCTATAATGGCATTCTTTAAAATACAACCCGGGCCAATACTTACAGGCGGAACAATGATTGAGTTTTCGTTCTGTACGCTTTCATGAATTTTACCACCAAACTTTTTTAGCAATGTGGCATTGCTTTCCAGCAGGGTTTCTTTTTTACCACAATCGAACCAGTTCTTTACCTTGAATGGTTTAAACCTTGCGCCACGTTTTATCATGCAGTCAAGTGCATCTGTAAGATTATACTCGCCATATGTTTTTATATCTTCTGTAAAAAGATGATGCAGGCACTCAAATAAAAAATGTGTTTCTTTTATTTTATACAAGCCCACAAGCGCCATATTACTTTTTGGAATGGAAGGCTTTTCCACCACATGTGTAATGAAACCTTCGTCACCAATTTCTGCAACACCAAAACTGCGTGGGTCATCTACTTTTTTTACACCGAGCATGCTATAACCACTATCCATTATTTCTTTTACATCATAATCGCAAATGGTATCACCAAGCACCACGAACACTTCATCATCGCCAACAATATTTTTGGTAAGCTCAATAGCGTGGCCCGTGCCCTGTCTTTCATTTTGATAAACAAAATGGCAATGAAGATCAGGATAAGTTTGCTTTACATAATCCTGGATTTTTTCGCCGAGATAACCAACGATAAAAATAAATTCATTTATGCCTGC
Coding sequences within it:
- a CDS encoding sugar phosphate nucleotidyltransferase, producing MKAIIPVAGAGAKLRPHTYTQPKALIPIAGKTILSFIVDQLHTAGINEFIFIVGYLGEKIQDYVKQTYPDLHCHFVYQNERQGTGHAIELTKNIVGDDEVFVVLGDTICDYDVKEIMDSGYSMLGVKKVDDPRSFGVAEIGDEGFITHVVEKPSIPKSNMALVGLYKIKETHFLFECLHHLFTEDIKTYGEYNLTDALDCMIKRGARFKPFKVKNWFDCGKKETLLESNATLLKKFGGKIHESVQNENSIIVPPVSIGPGCILKNAIIGPHVAVGANTTVQYSILRDSIIGSYTNLYEVVLDNSLIGSDASVKGLSRSLNIGDNTEIDFG
- a CDS encoding DUF6786 family protein is translated as MNARKYFTLIIAACFLAVACNTTPEKKATAKDSIPVNHTYGYDKNFLKENIIGAFELVSEDSVSRVLLSADYQGRVITSTADGDSGTSFGWLNYSLIGGDQKKKQFNPFGGEERLWLGPEGGQYSIFFKGGDSFNINHWQVPALIDTVTFNLDQFSRSSATFTKKAQLTNYSGNVFNINIERTINLLNKKDVAGKLQTTIPPNIKMVGYETVNKLTNIGNTDWTKGKGLLSIWLLGMFTPSPKTVVIIPFTPVTNARSFITDNYFGSIPAERLQVKDSVLYFTCDGKFRSKIGLSPTIAKPIAAGFDFEKNVLTIVIPQVHKDAPYVNSKWELQKEPYKGDVINSYNDGPLADGTQMGPFFEIESSSPAMELKKGETGEYRQTTCHLTGDYNSLKQIAQQLLGVNLDDIKK
- a CDS encoding GRP family sugar transporter produces the protein MFIVESYGVAVFFCIITMLCWGSWANTQKLAEKTWRFELFYWDYVIGIVLFSVVSALTLGSTGDKGRSFMDDLQQADSANIGSAFLGGIIFNAANILFSAAIAMAGMAVAFPIAIGLALVLGVIVNYAASQKGDPTYLFLGVALVMIAIIINAIAYRRISNANQKVSGKGIIISLIAGVLMSFFYRFIAASMDLENFEQPAAGKMTPYTAVFIFSIGILASNFLFNTILMKRPFEGAPVSYTDYFKGKFKTHMVGVLGGLIWGLGNSFNLIAAGKAGAAISYGLGQGATLIAALWGVFIWKEFKQSPAGTDGFVTAMFLFFITGLALIIYAGS